The Zingiber officinale cultivar Zhangliang chromosome 9A, Zo_v1.1, whole genome shotgun sequence genome window below encodes:
- the LOC122021234 gene encoding histone H3.2 — MARTKQTARKSTGGKAPRKQLATKAARKSAPATGGVKKPHRFRPGTVALREIRKYQKSTELLIRKLPFQRLVREIAQDFKTDLRFQSSAVAALQEAAEAYLVGLFEDTNLCAIHAKRVTIMPKDIQLARRIRGERA, encoded by the coding sequence ATGGCGAGAACGAAGCAGACGGCTCGCAAGTCTACCGGCGGCAAGGCCCCGAGGAAGCAGCTGGCCACGAAGGCCGCCCGGAAGTCGGCGCCGGCGACCGGCGGCGTGAAGAAGCCTCACCGCTTCCGCCCCGGGACCGTGGCTCTCAGGGAGATCCGCAAGTACCAGAAGAGCACCGAGCTGCTCATCCGCAAGCTGCCGTTCCAGCGCCTCGTGCGCGAAATCGCGCAGGACTTCAAGACCGACCTCCGGTTCCAGAGCTCGGCCGTGGCGGCGCTTCAGGAGGCGGCCGAGGCTTACCTTGTCGGTCTCTTCGAAGACACCAACCTCTGCGCCATCCATGCCAAGCGGGTCACCATCATGCCAAAGGACATCCAGCTCGCTCGCCGCATCCGCGGGGAGAGGGCCTGA
- the LOC122019554 gene encoding soluble inorganic pyrophosphatase-like codes for MRFSGFFFLFLLLIFTKHTHRHERNTTEEKDKKKLAAPRLNERILSSSLSSRSVAAHPWHDLEIGPEAPAVFNVVVVITKGSKVKYELDKKTADFQVDRILSSSMVYPHNHGFIPRTLCEDNDPMDVLVLMQEPVLPGCFLRARAIGLMPMIDQGGKDDKIIAVCADDPEFHDFNNLTELSPHRLAEIRHFFDDYKKNENKGVAVNEFLPAATAREAIQYSMDLYAEYTLQTLRR; via the exons AAATACGACTGAAGAAAAGGACAAAAAGAAACTTGCAGCTCCAAGATTGAATGAAAGGATATTATCATCATCATTGTCCAGCAGATCAGTGGCTGCTCATCCTTGGCATGATCTTGAAATAG GTCCTGAGGCCCCTGCTGTGTTCAATGTT GTTGTGGTGATCACAAAAGGAAGTAAAGTGAAATATGAACTTGACAAAAAGACGGCTG ATTTTCAGGTGGATCGCATCTTGTCCTCTTCAATGGTATACCCTCATAATCACGGTTTCATTCCTCGTACACTTTGCGAAGACAATGATCCAATGGATGTTCTGGTCCTCATGCAG GAACCAGTTCTTCCTGGATGCTTTCTACGAGCCCGGGCCATTGGTCTTATGCCTATGATTGATCAGGGGGGGAAGGATGATAAGATTATTGCAGTTTGTGCTGATGATCCTGAGTTTCATGACTTCAATAACCTTACTGAGTTATCTCCTCACCGTCTTGCAGAAATAAGACACTTCTTTGATGACT ACAAAAAGAATGAGAATAAAGGGGTTGCTGTCAATGAATTCTTACCAGCAGCTACTGCTCGAGAGGCCATTCAGTATTCAAT GGATCTTTATGCTGAATACACGCTGCAAACCTTGAGACGGTAA